A window of the Brassica napus cultivar Da-Ae chromosome A2, Da-Ae, whole genome shotgun sequence genome harbors these coding sequences:
- the LOC125586881 gene encoding putative lipid-binding protein AIR1, giving the protein MAPRTSLALFLFFNLLFFTYTTAQGTCPRNALQIGACTNVLNAIDLTLGNPPPPVPPCCSLIAGLADLEAAVCLCTALDVNVLGINVHLPIDISVLLNACSRFAPPSFQCP; this is encoded by the coding sequence ATGGCTCCAAGAACCTCTCTTGCACTCTTCCTTTTCTTTAACCTCCTCTTCTTCACTTACACTACTGCTCAAGGCACTTGTCCTAGAAATGCCCTTCAGATCGGTGCTTGCACTAATGTGCTCAATGCAATTGACTTAACATTAGGAAACCCACCGCCACCAGTACCGCCGTGCTGCTCGCTCATTGCAGGCTTGGCTGACCTTGAGGCTgcagtctgtctctgtaccgCGCTCGACGTTAACGTTCTTGGCATCAACGTTCACCTTCCCATCGATATCAGTGTACTTTTAAATGCTTGTAGCAGATTTGCTCCACCAAGTTTCCAATGCCCGTAA
- the LOC106360177 gene encoding putative lipid-binding protein AIR1 yields the protein MAPRTSLALFLFLNLLFFTYTTAQGTCPRNALQIGACTNVLNAIDLTLGNPPPPVPPCCSLIAGLADLEAAVCLCTALDVNVLGINVHLPIDISVLLNACSRFAPPSFQCP from the coding sequence ATGGCTCCAAGAACCTCTCTTGCActcttccttttccttaacctcCTCTTCTTCACTTACACTACTGCTCAAGGCACTTGTCCTAGAAATGCCCTTCAGATCGGTGCTTGCACTAATGTGCTCAATGCAATTGACTTAACATTAGGAAACCCACCGCCACCAGTACCGCCGTGCTGCTCGCTCATTGCAGGCTTGGCTGACCTTGAGGCTgcagtctgtctctgtaccgCGCTCGACGTTAACGTTCTTGGCATCAACGTTCACCTTCCCATCGATATCAGTGTACTTTTAAATGCTTGTAGCAGATTTGCTCCACCAAGTTTCCAATGCCCGTAA